Genomic segment of uncultured Methanobrevibacter sp.:
GTCCAGCACTTTCATCAGATAATATGTCTCCAAATAAATTGCTGGTTACAATTATATCAAATGATTGTGGTTGTGTAATAAGATACATTGCTGTTGCATCAACATATAAATCATTAGTTTTAATATGTGGGTAGTTTTTAGCTATTTTATAAAAACTTTCTTTAAATACACCGTCTGTTTTTTTCAAAACATTGCTTTTATGTACGCATGTTACTTTTTGTTTTTGTTTAGATTTACATTGTTCAAAAGCAACTTCGGATATTTTTTCGCTGGCTTTTTTGGTAATAACTCGATTAGCTATTAATTTGTTGTCTTGTTCATATTCTATTTGACTGTAAAGACCTTCGGTGTTTTCACGAACTATTAAAAAATCAATATCTTTGGCTATTGATTTAACGCCTTTGTAAGATTTTATGGGTCTTAAATTTGCATATACATCAAGTTCTTTTCTAAGATTTATAATCGGGCTTGGTTGTCCAGCTGTACTTGTAATTGCTCCAAATAATGTTGCATCTGAATTTTTAGCTATTTTAATAGTTTCTTCAGGTAATGTGGTTCCAGTCTTGTTGAAACATTCAAAACCAGCTTCACCATATTCAAAACTAAAATTTAAATCTAGTTTATCTAATAAATATTCACCAGATTCCATTACTTCTTTTCCAATTCCATCGCCGGGGA
This window contains:
- the aksF gene encoding homoisocitrate dehydrogenase — its product is MYKIAIIPGDGIGKEVMESGEYLLDKLDLNFSFEYGEAGFECFNKTGTTLPEETIKIAKNSDATLFGAITSTAGQPSPIINLRKELDVYANLRPIKSYKGVKSIAKDIDFLIVRENTEGLYSQIEYEQDNKLIANRVITKKASEKISEVAFEQCKSKQKQKVTCVHKSNVLKKTDGVFKESFYKIAKNYPHIKTNDLYVDATAMYLITQPQSFDIIVTSNLFGDILSDESAGLVGGLGLAPSGNIGDKHGLFEPVHGSAPDIAGKGIANPCSMILTIAMMLDYLKEYELSKKINNAVETVVNNQKTLTPDLGGNSTTMELTKTITNEILEGD